One window of Paenibacillus sp. JQZ6Y-1 genomic DNA carries:
- a CDS encoding PucR family transcriptional regulator, whose protein sequence is MNGHRMFTMEDALQRPLFTEAQVVGGTNGLYRAIRWVHVLESANFESLIHGEEMILTTGLGFHTDTESALSFMHSLIQKKAACLCIELGDYFTSIPVEMMELADQHDFPLIVFTKTVRFVDITLDLHSLIINRHHRMLQELESISREFNRLTLSSQGTGKVLHLLHKSTEHQLVYLQLDGKPLFYPALAPERQQELLEQFAQFNEGMDGVPHDAAPYFRQLDTRTLVLKPVGALDQTWAYIMMVCPHRPQEYDCLLLDSAALSIAQELLRTRYMEERRLFSENLWVEELINGRLEDENRLKGLVGPDFNLMNEWHYRVCLIEIENPQDVRWNSSENEWESITFHLSIVLRSILEKYLFHPLITLKNNRLTVIALDRQSRLPSKPRLEQALHALQHIRSDDKLKDLNLIIGVSKIGKSLKNASTSYQEAVQALYMHSCSQHSLLFYEELGVYQLLLSLNDGKMLQTFVRNYLGPLIDHDESRGSELLLTLRVYLDHDGSKQIAAQKLFIVRQSLYYRLDKITELLGEDFMSPENRISIQVALRAYQLLYPEKLALPNVHSSHV, encoded by the coding sequence ATGAATGGACATCGCATGTTTACAATGGAGGATGCGCTGCAACGACCGTTGTTTACCGAGGCGCAGGTAGTAGGAGGGACAAATGGGCTGTACCGAGCGATCCGCTGGGTGCATGTGCTGGAAAGCGCTAATTTTGAAAGCCTCATTCATGGCGAAGAGATGATCTTGACGACAGGGCTGGGCTTTCATACCGATACGGAATCCGCATTATCCTTCATGCACAGCTTAATTCAGAAAAAGGCGGCATGTCTCTGTATTGAATTAGGTGATTATTTTACTTCCATTCCAGTAGAGATGATGGAGCTGGCGGATCAGCATGATTTTCCGCTGATTGTATTCACAAAGACGGTCCGCTTTGTGGATATTACGCTCGATCTGCATTCGCTCATTATCAATCGTCATCACCGGATGCTACAGGAATTGGAAAGTATTTCGCGTGAGTTCAACCGATTAACCCTCAGCTCGCAAGGCACTGGCAAAGTACTACACCTCCTGCACAAGAGTACGGAGCATCAGCTTGTTTATCTACAGCTGGATGGCAAGCCATTATTTTATCCAGCACTTGCACCAGAACGGCAGCAGGAGTTGCTAGAGCAGTTTGCGCAATTTAATGAGGGGATGGACGGTGTACCGCATGATGCTGCTCCCTATTTCCGCCAGTTGGATACACGTACGCTGGTACTCAAGCCGGTAGGCGCGCTGGATCAGACATGGGCGTACATTATGATGGTCTGCCCGCATCGTCCACAGGAATATGATTGTCTGCTGCTGGATTCGGCTGCACTATCGATTGCGCAGGAGCTGCTACGTACTCGTTATATGGAAGAACGCCGTCTCTTTTCGGAGAATCTATGGGTTGAGGAATTGATCAACGGGCGATTGGAAGATGAGAATCGGCTCAAAGGTCTGGTCGGACCTGATTTTAATCTGATGAACGAATGGCACTACCGCGTCTGCCTAATTGAGATTGAGAATCCGCAGGATGTACGCTGGAATAGCTCGGAAAATGAATGGGAATCGATCACCTTTCACCTGTCCATCGTGCTGCGTTCTATTCTGGAAAAGTATCTATTTCATCCACTGATCACGTTGAAAAATAACCGACTTACTGTTATTGCGCTGGATCGCCAATCGCGTTTGCCATCCAAGCCGCGTCTAGAGCAGGCGTTGCACGCCTTACAACATATTCGCTCTGACGATAAGCTGAAAGATCTCAATCTAATCATCGGCGTCAGCAAAATCGGCAAATCATTAAAAAACGCCTCCACCAGCTATCAGGAAGCGGTGCAGGCGTTGTATATGCATTCATGCTCACAGCATTCGTTGCTTTTTTATGAAGAACTGGGTGTGTACCAATTGCTGCTCAGTTTGAACGATGGCAAAATGCTGCAAACGTTCGTCCGCAATTATCTCGGTCCGCTGATCGATCACGACGAATCCAGAGGCAGCGAATTGCTGCTGACGCTGCGCGTCTATCTGGATCACGACGGCTCCAAGCAAATCGCCGCCCAGAAGCTGTTCATCGTGCGCCAATCTCTATACTATCGGCTAGATAAAATAACCGAGCTGCTGGGCGAGGATTTTATGTCACCAGAAAATCGAATCTCCATTCAAGTAGCGCTGCGCGCCTATCAACTGCTGTACCCAGAAAAGCTGGCGCTGCCTAATGTTCACTCATCACATGTTTGA
- a CDS encoding NAD(P)-dependent oxidoreductase, with translation MNHSSPLTTFSPDMFMHNFAEAEPGLSRKGAMEESNRCLYCYDAPCIKACPTSINIPSFIKRIATDNLRGAATTIMDSNPVGASCARVCPTEELCEGACVLNDASAPIQIGLLQRYATDWAIESKAELFKPGRSTGYKVAVVGGGPAGLSAARELARKGFDVVIYEARDLAGGLDTYGIVSFRLPQSISLWEVEQVQKLGVEIKTGMRVGTDISADELLEQYDAVVLAAGMGYVPPIGIEGEQLDGVYDAIKLVEQTKTGLPSVNLIGQQVAVIGAGNTAIDAATCSVRLGAANVKMIYRRTREEMTAYDFEYEFAKQEGVEFRWLTLPKRIVGDESGKVTHLECVQMTLTGETGKDGRLVPMPVAGSEFLLPVDAVVTAIGQERQKGLIEQFGLHHTWGVVEVDDVTYQTSNPKVYAAGDIIFGAGRGEAMVVSAAQQGKDAAHAIVRQLLPQQDHVIGSAV, from the coding sequence ATGAATCATTCTTCACCATTGACTACATTTTCGCCAGATATGTTTATGCATAACTTTGCCGAGGCTGAGCCTGGACTGTCGCGTAAGGGAGCGATGGAAGAATCGAATCGCTGTCTCTACTGCTATGATGCGCCTTGTATTAAGGCATGCCCAACCAGCATCAATATTCCTTCTTTTATTAAACGAATCGCGACCGACAATCTGCGTGGAGCCGCTACAACGATTATGGACTCGAATCCAGTCGGTGCTAGCTGTGCACGCGTCTGTCCGACCGAGGAATTGTGCGAAGGTGCATGTGTGTTGAATGACGCTTCCGCTCCGATTCAGATTGGATTGTTGCAGCGTTATGCAACCGACTGGGCGATTGAAAGCAAGGCAGAATTGTTCAAGCCTGGACGAAGTACTGGATATAAAGTTGCGGTGGTGGGCGGCGGTCCTGCCGGTCTGTCAGCGGCACGCGAATTGGCGCGTAAAGGATTTGACGTTGTTATTTATGAAGCGCGCGACTTAGCAGGCGGATTGGATACATACGGCATCGTCTCCTTCCGACTGCCACAATCCATTTCATTGTGGGAAGTGGAGCAGGTGCAAAAGCTCGGTGTGGAGATCAAAACAGGCATGCGTGTCGGTACCGATATTAGCGCCGATGAATTGCTGGAACAATACGATGCGGTCGTACTCGCTGCCGGTATGGGCTATGTACCGCCGATCGGCATCGAAGGGGAACAGCTAGATGGCGTATACGATGCAATCAAGCTGGTGGAGCAGACCAAAACGGGATTGCCTTCCGTCAATCTGATCGGGCAGCAGGTCGCTGTGATCGGTGCAGGGAATACGGCGATTGATGCCGCTACCTGCTCGGTTCGTCTCGGCGCCGCCAATGTAAAAATGATCTATCGCCGCACCCGCGAGGAAATGACGGCATATGATTTTGAATACGAGTTTGCCAAGCAAGAAGGCGTGGAGTTCCGCTGGCTGACCTTGCCGAAGCGTATTGTTGGTGATGAGAGTGGGAAAGTAACGCATCTGGAATGTGTGCAGATGACGTTAACTGGCGAAACCGGCAAAGATGGACGACTCGTTCCAATGCCAGTGGCGGGTTCGGAGTTTCTATTACCAGTCGATGCGGTTGTAACAGCCATCGGTCAGGAACGTCAAAAGGGACTGATTGAACAATTCGGGCTTCATCATACATGGGGTGTGGTGGAGGTAGACGATGTAACATACCAAACATCCAATCCGAAAGTATATGCTGCGGGCGATATTATTTTTGGAGCTGGACGAGGTGAGGCAATGGTCGTATCCGCTGCCCAGCAAGGCAAGGATGCCGCCCATGCGATCGTTCGCCAGCTATTGCCTCAGCAGGATCATGTGATCGGCTCGGCTGTGTAA
- the preA gene encoding NAD-dependent dihydropyrimidine dehydrogenase subunit PreA, giving the protein MADLSIDLAGIRSPNPFWLASAPPTNTGYQVQRAFEAGWGGAVWKTLGDPIINTSSRFAAVSFNGQRVAGFNNIELITDRPLDVNLKEIYETKKRFPNHAIIASLMVEPNQEKWHEIVKRVEDVGVDGLELNFGCPHGMAERGMGAASGQQPDLVEKQTYWAKEVATTPVIVKLTPNITDITVVARHAVRGGADAISMINTINSLAGVDIHTWNTIPHVGGQGAHGGYCGPAVKPIALNMVAECARNPEINVPISGIGGIGTWQDVVEFMLMGSTGIQVCTAAMHHGFRIVEDMIDGLSNYLDEKGLASVSELVGRSVQKYSNWGDLNLNYQVVARINQDNCINCNKCHIACEDSSHQCIDMLTNAEGKSIVQVREEDCVGCNLCSIVCPVDDAIDMVAVDSGLPPMTWNERQRTIASLNDSHTVEVM; this is encoded by the coding sequence ATGGCAGATTTGAGTATTGATCTTGCAGGTATCCGTTCGCCGAATCCGTTCTGGCTCGCTTCAGCGCCGCCGACCAATACAGGCTATCAGGTGCAGCGTGCCTTTGAAGCTGGTTGGGGTGGTGCCGTTTGGAAAACGCTAGGTGATCCGATTATCAACACCTCCTCTCGCTTTGCTGCTGTTAGCTTTAATGGTCAACGGGTGGCTGGCTTTAACAATATTGAGCTGATTACCGACCGTCCGCTGGATGTGAATTTGAAGGAAATCTACGAAACGAAAAAGCGGTTCCCCAATCATGCGATTATCGCTTCGCTAATGGTGGAGCCGAATCAGGAGAAATGGCATGAGATCGTCAAGCGTGTGGAGGATGTCGGTGTAGACGGGCTGGAGCTGAACTTCGGCTGTCCACACGGAATGGCAGAGCGTGGGATGGGGGCGGCATCTGGTCAGCAGCCCGATCTGGTTGAAAAGCAGACCTACTGGGCGAAAGAAGTCGCCACTACGCCAGTAATCGTGAAGCTCACGCCTAATATCACAGATATTACAGTCGTCGCCCGTCATGCGGTTCGTGGTGGTGCTGACGCAATCAGTATGATCAATACGATCAACAGTCTGGCTGGTGTCGATATTCATACGTGGAATACGATTCCGCATGTAGGTGGTCAGGGAGCACACGGCGGTTACTGCGGTCCGGCAGTGAAGCCAATTGCGCTGAATATGGTTGCCGAATGTGCGCGTAACCCCGAGATTAATGTACCTATCTCCGGTATCGGCGGTATCGGTACGTGGCAGGATGTAGTTGAATTTATGCTGATGGGTTCTACCGGTATTCAAGTATGTACCGCCGCCATGCACCACGGCTTCCGCATTGTCGAGGATATGATCGACGGATTAAGCAATTATTTGGATGAAAAAGGATTGGCATCGGTATCTGAGCTGGTTGGACGCTCGGTGCAGAAATATTCCAACTGGGGCGATCTGAACCTCAACTATCAGGTGGTTGCCCGCATCAATCAAGATAACTGCATCAATTGCAACAAATGCCATATCGCCTGCGAGGACTCTTCGCATCAATGTATTGATATGCTCACCAATGCCGAGGGCAAAAGCATCGTACAGGTACGCGAGGAGGACTGCGTTGGCTGTAATCTCTGCTCTATCGTCTGTCCAGTCGATGATGCAATCGACATGGTAGCCGTCGATAGCGGATTGCCGCCGATGACATGGAATGAACGTCAACGCACGATTGCCTCACTCAATGATTCTCACACCGTGGAGGTTATGTGA